The following proteins are encoded in a genomic region of Corallococcus silvisoli:
- a CDS encoding HAD family hydrolase, whose product MKARREPAAAALLPSLQRWAVEAARDLYLTQKGAPPASHHPRASPRERVSVLASEALPEWVEGLSEASRVFRPGDAPPIESSPFATLRERLLTATAGYDVVGFDVFNTLVVRSVEGEWLKTAVARGFHARLKELLSPTRMPTAAQVRQRRFDLEMEIAGEQVAQGRDNEVDFEALVLRWAGTWVPVEPHRSRLAAELRALELELEKRALRPAPGIAELLSALKAQGKRLIFVSDMYLSAPLLRELLRHCGLEQYFDAGYVSIDEGLRKASGRLFPRVLEREGLKPEQLFFVGDDENADNVQPRRLGITTLRVEDPDEKQRRRRLEAAQKAVERNPYWAAHYVDVVLSNEAHHVRGPEDDPNYQLGRTLAPGIVAFVVDVIERAEKLGIDHVYFLAREGLTLLKVFAILKDSGIFRRVPQAHYLFVSRASTILASMRELSWEEVHRFWRQYSRQSLRGLLKNLSLPQDEFIQLAAECGITDPDQPILEPTKDAAFMRFLASRRVRVAFHQRRDEARAALARYLEYRGMMGLERTALVDIGWKGSMQDNLMRAFEHDARFPELHGFYLAYVPDGQPQAKRSFKYGYLSDLRRRDLEEADFLRNTAIFEMITTANHGSTMRYGANPWAPHLPLPELLHHEQEKDNSARFFRRVQEGMYDYARDYARLSPLLRFTADELQPGTLQELLRYTRYPTDEEAREFLKYSHVESFGVHEVTTFGLKLDLRKLTQHGSVKGALKEAWKAFETNSWRDGVVKRSGLPLANLAYDAWFTWRAIR is encoded by the coding sequence ATGAAAGCCCGCCGTGAACCCGCAGCGGCCGCGCTGCTTCCCTCGCTCCAGCGCTGGGCCGTGGAGGCCGCGCGCGACCTGTACCTGACGCAGAAGGGCGCCCCCCCCGCCTCCCATCATCCCCGCGCCAGCCCGCGCGAGCGCGTGTCGGTGCTCGCCTCGGAGGCCCTGCCGGAGTGGGTGGAGGGGCTGTCGGAGGCCTCGCGCGTGTTCCGCCCGGGCGACGCCCCCCCCATCGAATCCTCCCCCTTCGCCACCCTGCGCGAGCGCCTGCTCACGGCGACGGCGGGCTACGACGTGGTGGGCTTCGACGTCTTCAACACGCTGGTGGTGCGCAGCGTGGAGGGCGAATGGCTCAAGACGGCCGTGGCGCGCGGCTTCCATGCGCGGCTGAAGGAGCTGCTGAGCCCGACGCGAATGCCCACGGCGGCGCAGGTGCGCCAGCGCCGGTTCGACCTGGAGATGGAGATCGCCGGGGAGCAGGTCGCCCAGGGGCGCGACAACGAGGTGGACTTCGAGGCCCTGGTGCTGCGTTGGGCCGGCACCTGGGTGCCGGTGGAGCCGCACCGCTCGCGCCTGGCCGCGGAGCTGCGCGCGCTGGAGCTGGAGTTGGAGAAGCGGGCGCTGCGGCCCGCGCCGGGCATCGCGGAGCTGCTGTCCGCGCTGAAGGCCCAGGGCAAGCGGCTCATCTTCGTGAGCGACATGTACCTGTCCGCGCCCCTGCTGCGGGAGCTGCTGAGGCACTGCGGGCTGGAGCAGTACTTCGACGCGGGGTACGTCTCCATCGACGAGGGCCTGCGCAAGGCGTCCGGCCGCCTGTTCCCGCGCGTGCTGGAGCGAGAGGGACTGAAGCCCGAGCAGCTCTTCTTCGTCGGCGACGACGAGAACGCCGACAACGTGCAGCCCCGCCGGCTGGGCATCACCACGTTGCGCGTGGAGGATCCCGACGAGAAGCAGCGCCGCCGCCGGCTGGAGGCCGCGCAGAAGGCCGTGGAGCGGAATCCCTACTGGGCCGCGCACTACGTGGACGTCGTGCTGAGCAACGAGGCCCACCATGTCCGCGGGCCGGAGGACGACCCCAACTACCAGCTGGGCCGCACGCTGGCGCCGGGCATCGTGGCCTTCGTGGTGGACGTCATCGAGCGCGCGGAGAAGCTGGGCATCGACCATGTCTACTTCCTGGCGCGCGAGGGCCTGACGCTGCTCAAGGTGTTCGCCATCCTGAAGGACTCGGGGATCTTCCGCCGGGTGCCCCAGGCGCACTACCTGTTCGTCAGCCGCGCCTCCACCATCCTCGCCTCCATGCGCGAGCTGAGCTGGGAGGAGGTCCACCGCTTCTGGCGCCAGTACAGCCGCCAGTCGCTGCGCGGCCTGCTCAAGAACCTGTCGCTGCCCCAGGACGAGTTCATCCAGCTGGCCGCCGAGTGCGGCATCACCGACCCCGACCAGCCCATCCTGGAGCCCACGAAGGACGCCGCCTTCATGCGCTTCCTCGCCTCGCGCCGCGTGCGCGTGGCCTTCCACCAGCGCCGCGACGAGGCGCGGGCCGCGCTCGCGCGCTACCTGGAGTACCGCGGGATGATGGGCCTGGAGCGCACGGCGCTCGTGGACATCGGGTGGAAGGGCAGCATGCAGGACAACCTGATGCGCGCCTTCGAGCACGACGCGCGCTTCCCGGAGCTGCACGGCTTCTACCTGGCCTACGTGCCGGACGGTCAGCCCCAGGCGAAGAGGTCCTTCAAGTACGGCTACCTGTCGGACCTGCGGCGGCGCGACCTGGAGGAGGCGGACTTCCTGCGCAACACCGCCATCTTCGAGATGATCACCACCGCGAACCACGGCAGCACCATGCGCTATGGCGCGAACCCGTGGGCGCCGCACCTGCCGCTCCCGGAGCTGCTGCACCACGAGCAGGAGAAGGACAACAGCGCGCGCTTCTTCCGCCGCGTGCAGGAAGGCATGTACGACTACGCGCGGGACTACGCGCGCCTGTCACCGCTCCTGCGCTTCACCGCGGACGAGCTTCAGCCCGGCACGCTCCAGGAGCTGCTGCGCTACACCCGCTACCCCACGGACGAGGAGGCGCGCGAGTTCCTCAAGTACTCGCACGTGGAGAGCTTCGGCGTGCATGAGGTCACCACCTTCGGCCTCAAGCTGGACCTGCGGAAGCTCACGCAGCACGGCTCGGTGAAGGGAGCGCTCAAGGAGGCGTGGAAGGCCTTCGAGACGAACTCCTGGCGCGACGGCGTGGTGAAGCGCAGCGGCCTGCCGCTGGCGAACCTGGCCTATGACGCCTGGTTCACCTGGCGGGCCATCCGCTAG
- a CDS encoding glycosyltransferase family 2 protein: MSTLFHTMPEGGQAAASAGEIAERIAALRAEPDAANAAALADLTEQLRRLAPPANTALSPLLAAARLAVPFEFSVPPSHRASGGQWVTAAKRAFVLGLRPLHVELLRPQAAFNQRVLRVLERLEARRDQGGRDDLTEWARKQLDAQGTGRPPDRGPRSFAPASVAWKLAWRAWRRALGPVLEPLLARQAEWNALMRETLVAVAAVPGAGTPDTVDATHRVARLVALASPLARPGLPRGIRASAPLWREVLRRQSRFNGEAVVALAAILGVRTPPPPLPALEDFHHWCTLREPADIHAAREALERLPLRPRLSLLVATAGACPAHLRECLASVEAQVYPDWELVLVGPEDGPALPEPWASAHRQTRIRRVTLSGPTDFARALRVGLQAASGDFVGVLGAEDTLAPNALAEVALALGADPGLDLIYGDEDRLDSRGRRTAPFFKPDWSPDLLRSVDYLGRGVMVRRALVEAVGGFREGFPGAEEYDLFLRVSEASEHIGHVPHLLYHRRTGQVGEVSQEGRRALAEHLTRRGEDAEVTVPGPGRYRVRYAVRGTPKVSIIVPFKDRPDLLETLTDTLLKRTTYPHFEMLLVSNNSVRPETFALLDRLEDPRLVKRTWDFPFNYPAINNWAAREATGELLLFLNNDMEVVDPGWLTELVAQAQRPEVGAVGAKLLFPEGTVQHAGIVVGMTGMAGHPFWRLPDGPIATPFGHTEWVRNWLSVTSACVMIRRPLFDALGGFDERFLLCGSDVDLGLRLHARGLRVVCTPFARVVHHESASRRTDAIPEPDYWRSFTSYRPWLLRGDPYYNPNLTLLSGDCDLRRHPEDGEALAVRTLAHEVPSARRPPA, translated from the coding sequence GTGAGCACCTTGTTCCACACCATGCCCGAGGGGGGGCAGGCGGCAGCGTCCGCCGGAGAGATCGCGGAGCGGATCGCCGCGTTGCGCGCCGAGCCCGACGCGGCCAACGCCGCGGCGCTCGCGGACCTGACGGAGCAGCTGCGCCGGCTGGCGCCTCCGGCCAACACGGCCCTGTCGCCCTTGCTGGCCGCGGCCCGGCTCGCCGTCCCGTTCGAGTTCTCCGTTCCGCCGTCGCACCGGGCCTCGGGAGGGCAGTGGGTGACGGCCGCCAAGCGCGCCTTCGTCCTGGGCCTGCGTCCGCTCCACGTCGAACTGCTGCGGCCCCAGGCCGCCTTCAACCAGCGCGTGCTCCGGGTGTTGGAGCGGTTGGAGGCCCGGCGAGACCAGGGCGGCCGGGACGACTTGACGGAGTGGGCCCGCAAGCAGCTCGACGCACAGGGCACCGGCAGGCCCCCTGACCGTGGGCCGCGAAGCTTCGCGCCCGCGTCGGTGGCGTGGAAGCTGGCGTGGCGCGCATGGCGCCGGGCGCTGGGGCCCGTGCTGGAGCCCCTGCTCGCGCGACAGGCGGAGTGGAACGCGCTCATGCGCGAAACACTGGTGGCCGTCGCCGCCGTCCCGGGCGCGGGGACGCCGGATACCGTGGATGCCACGCACCGGGTGGCGCGGCTCGTGGCGCTGGCCTCCCCGCTGGCGCGTCCGGGCCTTCCCCGGGGCATCCGGGCCTCCGCGCCGCTGTGGCGCGAGGTGCTGCGTCGGCAGTCCCGCTTCAACGGCGAGGCGGTGGTGGCGCTGGCCGCCATCCTCGGGGTGCGCACGCCGCCTCCGCCCCTGCCCGCGCTGGAGGACTTCCACCACTGGTGCACGCTCCGCGAACCGGCGGACATCCACGCCGCCCGCGAGGCCCTGGAGCGGCTGCCCCTCCGGCCCCGGCTGTCCCTGCTGGTGGCCACCGCGGGGGCCTGTCCCGCGCACCTGCGCGAATGCCTGGCGTCGGTGGAGGCCCAGGTGTACCCGGACTGGGAGCTGGTGCTGGTGGGGCCGGAGGACGGCCCCGCGCTGCCGGAGCCGTGGGCCTCCGCGCACCGCCAGACGCGCATCCGCCGCGTGACGCTCTCCGGGCCCACGGACTTCGCCCGGGCGCTGCGCGTGGGCCTTCAGGCCGCGAGCGGGGACTTCGTGGGCGTGCTGGGCGCGGAGGACACGCTCGCGCCCAACGCACTGGCGGAGGTCGCCCTGGCCCTGGGCGCCGACCCAGGCCTGGATCTGATCTACGGCGATGAGGACCGGCTGGATTCGCGCGGCCGGCGCACGGCCCCGTTCTTCAAGCCGGACTGGTCGCCGGACCTGCTGCGCTCGGTGGACTACCTGGGCCGGGGCGTGATGGTGCGCCGCGCGCTGGTGGAGGCCGTGGGCGGCTTTCGCGAGGGCTTTCCGGGCGCGGAGGAGTACGACCTCTTCCTTCGCGTGAGCGAAGCCTCCGAGCACATCGGGCACGTGCCGCACCTGCTCTACCACCGCCGCACCGGACAGGTGGGCGAGGTGTCCCAGGAGGGCCGTCGCGCGCTCGCCGAGCACCTGACGCGCCGGGGTGAGGACGCGGAGGTGACCGTGCCGGGGCCGGGCCGCTACCGCGTGCGCTACGCCGTCCGGGGCACGCCGAAGGTGTCCATCATCGTTCCGTTCAAGGACCGGCCGGACCTCCTGGAGACCCTGACGGACACGCTGCTGAAGCGCACGACGTACCCGCACTTCGAGATGCTGCTGGTGTCCAACAACAGCGTCCGCCCGGAGACCTTCGCGCTGCTGGACAGGCTGGAGGATCCGCGCCTGGTGAAGCGCACCTGGGACTTCCCCTTCAACTACCCGGCCATCAACAACTGGGCCGCGCGGGAGGCCACGGGTGAGCTGCTGCTGTTCCTCAACAACGACATGGAAGTGGTGGACCCCGGCTGGCTCACGGAGCTGGTGGCCCAGGCGCAGCGCCCGGAGGTGGGCGCGGTAGGCGCCAAGCTCCTCTTTCCGGAAGGCACCGTGCAGCACGCGGGCATCGTGGTGGGCATGACGGGCATGGCGGGCCACCCCTTCTGGCGCCTGCCGGATGGGCCCATCGCCACGCCCTTCGGCCACACGGAGTGGGTGCGCAACTGGCTGTCCGTCACCAGCGCGTGCGTGATGATCCGCCGCCCGCTCTTCGACGCGCTGGGCGGCTTCGACGAGCGCTTCCTCCTGTGCGGCAGCGACGTGGACCTGGGCCTGCGCCTGCACGCTCGCGGCCTGCGCGTGGTGTGCACGCCCTTCGCGCGCGTGGTGCACCACGAGTCCGCCAGCCGCCGCACGGACGCCATCCCGGAGCCGGACTACTGGCGCTCCTTCACGTCGTACCGGCCGTGGCTGCTGAGAGGGGACCCCTACTACAACCCCAACCTCACGCTGCTGTCGGGGGACTGCGACCTGCGTCGGCACCCCGAGGACGGCGAGGCGCTGGCGGTGCGCACGCTGGCCCACGAGGTGCCCAGCGCGCGCCGTCCGCCGGCGTGA
- a CDS encoding ABC transporter ATP-binding protein, translating into MVHPTTEDAIVIEDVVKNFRKKTIRGEYTTFKSELVRWLRGHRNASQQGRFIESLRGVNLRIPKGQTVAILGRNGSGKSTLLKLITGIYTPTSGRIQVNGRISALLDLGAGFHPDFSGRENILINGIILGMSRAEVRAKMDAIIAFSELGEFIDEPVRTYSSGMYMRLAFSVATHVDPDILIIDEILAVGDEHFSKKSLAKMTEFKRLGKTIVLVTHDMSTVERWCDQAAWLDGGRIRRVGTPAEIAAEYRQAVSLAEARSTIFTPPALTEGGGALPSLPEGPVVRDEPPVSPALAVSRVSLCGPRGEELGPVTAETRVEACIDYVAREPVEDVEFVLTLSHADGAVLYVTSTRTDRVPLPAPLPPQGRLRFVLPRLGLLGGSYVLSVELKTGNTANPEPGREARCTFSVSTEHDDRGVFRPEHAWVVEEAPAAPVQAVSVPTHAAAS; encoded by the coding sequence ATGGTCCATCCAACGACCGAGGACGCCATCGTCATCGAGGACGTGGTGAAGAACTTCCGGAAGAAGACCATCCGGGGGGAATACACCACGTTCAAGTCGGAGCTCGTGCGCTGGCTGCGCGGGCATCGCAACGCGTCCCAGCAGGGCCGCTTCATCGAGTCCCTGCGCGGCGTCAACCTGCGCATCCCCAAGGGCCAGACGGTGGCCATCCTGGGGCGCAACGGCTCCGGCAAGAGCACGCTGCTGAAGCTCATCACCGGCATCTACACGCCCACGTCCGGGCGCATCCAGGTGAACGGGCGCATCTCCGCGCTGCTGGACCTGGGCGCGGGCTTCCACCCGGACTTCTCCGGCCGGGAGAACATCCTCATCAACGGCATCATCCTCGGCATGTCGCGCGCCGAGGTGCGCGCGAAGATGGACGCCATCATCGCGTTCAGCGAGCTGGGGGAGTTCATCGACGAGCCGGTGCGCACGTACTCCAGCGGCATGTACATGCGCCTGGCGTTCTCCGTGGCCACCCACGTGGACCCGGACATCCTCATCATCGATGAGATCCTCGCCGTCGGCGACGAGCACTTCAGCAAGAAGAGCCTCGCGAAGATGACGGAGTTCAAGCGGCTGGGGAAGACCATCGTCCTGGTCACCCACGACATGTCCACCGTGGAGCGCTGGTGCGACCAGGCGGCGTGGCTGGACGGCGGGAGGATCCGCCGCGTGGGCACCCCGGCGGAGATCGCCGCGGAGTACCGGCAGGCGGTGTCGCTGGCGGAGGCGCGCTCCACCATCTTCACGCCGCCGGCCCTGACGGAAGGGGGCGGGGCGCTGCCGTCGCTTCCGGAGGGCCCGGTGGTGCGGGACGAGCCGCCGGTGTCGCCCGCGCTCGCCGTGTCTCGGGTCTCGCTGTGCGGACCTCGGGGGGAGGAGCTGGGGCCCGTCACCGCGGAGACGCGGGTGGAGGCGTGCATCGACTACGTGGCGCGCGAGCCGGTGGAGGACGTGGAGTTCGTCCTCACGCTGTCCCACGCGGACGGGGCGGTGCTGTACGTGACGAGCACCCGGACGGACCGGGTGCCGCTGCCGGCGCCGCTGCCCCCGCAGGGGCGCCTGCGCTTCGTGTTGCCCCGGCTGGGGCTCTTGGGTGGCTCCTACGTGCTGAGCGTGGAGCTGAAGACGGGCAACACGGCGAACCCGGAGCCGGGACGGGAGGCGCGCTGCACCTTCTCCGTGTCGACCGAGCATGACGACCGGGGTGTCTTCCGGCCGGAGCATGCCTGGGTGGTGGAGGAGGCTCCGGCCGCCCCGGTCCAGGCGGTCTCCGTGCCCACGCATGCCGCGGCCTCCTGA
- a CDS encoding ABC transporter permease encodes MIRNFRELYSYRGLLLSLVQRELKARYRGSVLGFFWTFLNPTLHMLVYALLFGVFMKNQIPHYPYFMFVGLLPWIWFSTSVSAGASAISDRRDLMTKVRFPAQVLPATVVATNFCNFIFSLPLMVALGLVFGVAPSWHVVLFPAVVLVQMCFTFAVVYAVSAFNVTFRDLQHIVMNLMTLWFFVTPVLYKLSTIPEEYRRVLQVLNPMSILITSYQAIFYEHRLPDAVPLVSLLGVSVVLLWGATQIFESRREEFAESI; translated from the coding sequence ATGATTCGCAACTTCCGGGAACTCTACTCGTACCGGGGGCTCCTCCTCAGCCTGGTGCAGCGCGAGCTGAAGGCGCGCTATCGCGGCTCGGTGCTGGGCTTCTTCTGGACGTTCCTGAACCCCACCCTCCACATGCTGGTCTACGCGCTGCTGTTCGGCGTGTTCATGAAGAACCAGATTCCGCACTACCCCTACTTCATGTTCGTGGGGCTGCTGCCGTGGATCTGGTTCTCCACGTCGGTGTCCGCGGGGGCCAGCGCCATCAGCGACCGGCGCGACCTGATGACCAAGGTGCGCTTCCCGGCCCAGGTGCTGCCGGCCACGGTGGTGGCGACCAACTTCTGCAACTTCATCTTCTCGCTGCCCTTGATGGTGGCGCTGGGGCTGGTGTTCGGCGTGGCGCCGTCCTGGCACGTGGTGCTCTTCCCGGCGGTGGTGCTGGTCCAGATGTGCTTCACCTTCGCGGTGGTCTACGCGGTCAGCGCCTTCAACGTGACGTTCCGGGACCTGCAGCACATCGTGATGAACCTGATGACGCTGTGGTTCTTCGTGACGCCGGTGCTCTACAAGCTGTCCACCATCCCGGAGGAGTACCGGCGGGTGCTGCAGGTGCTCAATCCGATGTCCATCCTCATCACCTCGTACCAGGCCATCTTCTACGAGCACCGGTTGCCGGACGCGGTGCCGCTCGTGTCGCTCCTGGGGGTCTCCGTCGTGCTGCTGTGGGGCGCCACGCAGATCTTCGAGAGCCGCCGCGAGGAGTTCGCGGAGTCCATCTAG
- the pgsA gene encoding CDP-diacylglycerol--glycerol-3-phosphate 3-phosphatidyltransferase, giving the protein MATERALRKQRKREERARRRASRRPSILVQEFWNLPNMLTLGRILIIPLFVWLTYDADPLHSLLAGLVFAVASITDVVDGYLARKWNLITVVGKFMDPLADKLIAMAALVMMVRLGRIAAWVVIVLLAREFIVSGLRTIAASEGMVIAAGQEGKWKTSLQLVGIISLCVHYVHPLDLGFRTVTVDYNQVGKVLVYLSGAFSVWSAVVYFRAFLGMLARRGGADPDAKSV; this is encoded by the coding sequence ATGGCCACGGAGCGAGCCCTCAGGAAGCAGCGCAAGCGCGAGGAGCGGGCCCGCCGCCGCGCCTCCCGCCGTCCCAGCATCCTGGTGCAGGAGTTCTGGAACCTGCCCAACATGCTCACGCTGGGGCGGATCCTCATCATCCCCTTGTTCGTCTGGCTCACCTACGACGCGGACCCCCTGCACTCCCTGTTGGCGGGCCTGGTGTTCGCGGTGGCCTCCATCACCGACGTGGTGGATGGCTACCTCGCCCGGAAGTGGAACCTCATCACCGTGGTGGGCAAGTTCATGGACCCGCTGGCGGACAAGCTCATCGCCATGGCCGCCCTGGTGATGATGGTCCGCCTGGGGCGCATCGCCGCGTGGGTCGTCATCGTACTGCTAGCGCGGGAGTTCATCGTCAGCGGCCTGCGCACCATCGCCGCCAGCGAGGGCATGGTCATCGCCGCGGGGCAGGAGGGGAAGTGGAAGACGTCCCTCCAACTGGTGGGGATCATCTCCCTGTGCGTCCACTACGTGCATCCGCTGGACCTGGGCTTCCGCACCGTCACCGTCGACTACAACCAGGTCGGCAAGGTGCTGGTGTACCTGTCGGGTGCGTTCTCGGTGTGGAGCGCCGTCGTGTACTTCCGCGCGTTCCTCGGGATGCTCGCCCGCAGAGGGGGCGCGGATCCGGATGCGAAAAGTGTTTGA
- a CDS encoding tetratricopeptide repeat protein, translating to MTTRTKGTKEPGPADDEFLQQLYRGGELLGAGKVTEAKEFLERAHQLQPRHEKAQNLLGLTYFKLGLFDRAADLYEMLVRDNPVDPTLRVNLGLVYLKTNALQRAAREFETATDLAPDHKKAHNYLGLTFAQMGEYGRAREHFLLSGSDAMAEKMSRAIAGEGYSRPPAAPSRPREEEEESAGPASAPASSGENDWGAQFGLDEAPRGPRAPGAAPPRPSTAAQDDDLRFAEDEGPPAPTDDHAFSARADEEEDEDPSLAAGSSLAEDADTSGADVEVADELPPTPVSEEIEVSEEPPALASDLDAEPGAAFAETSAALAASEPAPVARRTVAAATPPAPVVNPPMLTEWVHTVALPGVASGQPFTQGASGVALEVDGELLTRLEGLVAVRGQVRFQPEMKRFRGRATDKPFGEGEQAMVRAQGLGTLHLEPAQGRQFVTVVLDEESVYLRDACVFAFEEPVVFENGRVPSDLAPDLDLVHLRGQGRVLLSLTGPLRSVAVAMDAPVTVPLTHLVGWLGNLTPRVVPLMASAGGETVRGAVELGGEGFALITLGVR from the coding sequence ATGACGACGCGCACGAAGGGGACGAAGGAGCCGGGCCCCGCTGACGACGAGTTCCTGCAGCAGCTCTACCGAGGCGGAGAGCTGCTCGGTGCCGGCAAGGTCACCGAAGCGAAGGAGTTCCTGGAGCGGGCGCACCAGCTGCAGCCGCGCCACGAGAAGGCCCAGAACCTCCTGGGCCTGACGTATTTCAAGCTGGGCCTCTTCGACCGCGCCGCGGACCTGTACGAGATGCTCGTGCGGGACAACCCGGTGGACCCCACGCTGCGCGTCAACCTGGGGCTCGTGTACCTGAAGACGAACGCGCTCCAGCGCGCGGCGCGCGAGTTCGAGACCGCCACCGACCTGGCCCCGGACCACAAGAAGGCCCACAACTACCTGGGCCTGACCTTCGCCCAGATGGGCGAGTACGGCCGCGCGCGCGAGCACTTCCTCCTGTCCGGCAGCGACGCCATGGCGGAGAAGATGTCTCGCGCCATCGCGGGCGAGGGCTACAGCCGTCCTCCCGCCGCGCCGTCCCGCCCGCGCGAGGAAGAGGAGGAGAGCGCGGGCCCCGCCTCGGCTCCCGCCTCCAGCGGGGAGAACGACTGGGGCGCCCAGTTCGGCCTGGATGAAGCGCCCCGTGGCCCCAGGGCCCCGGGCGCCGCGCCGCCCCGTCCGTCCACGGCGGCGCAGGATGACGACCTGCGCTTCGCCGAGGACGAGGGCCCGCCCGCGCCGACGGACGACCACGCCTTCAGCGCCCGCGCGGATGAGGAGGAGGACGAGGATCCGAGCCTCGCCGCCGGTTCGAGCCTCGCCGAGGACGCCGACACGTCCGGGGCCGACGTCGAGGTCGCGGACGAGCTGCCCCCCACGCCGGTGTCGGAGGAGATCGAAGTCTCCGAGGAGCCGCCCGCGCTCGCGTCCGACCTGGACGCCGAGCCCGGCGCCGCCTTCGCCGAGACCTCCGCCGCGCTGGCCGCCAGCGAGCCCGCCCCGGTGGCGCGGCGAACGGTCGCCGCCGCGACTCCTCCCGCACCAGTCGTGAATCCGCCGATGCTCACCGAGTGGGTCCACACCGTGGCGCTGCCGGGCGTGGCGTCGGGGCAGCCCTTCACGCAGGGCGCGTCGGGCGTGGCGCTGGAGGTGGATGGCGAGCTGCTCACCCGGCTGGAGGGGCTGGTCGCCGTGCGTGGCCAGGTCCGCTTCCAGCCGGAGATGAAGCGCTTCCGGGGCCGGGCCACGGACAAGCCGTTTGGGGAGGGCGAACAGGCCATGGTTCGCGCCCAGGGGCTGGGCACGCTGCACCTGGAGCCCGCCCAGGGCCGCCAGTTCGTCACGGTGGTCCTGGACGAGGAGTCCGTCTACCTGCGGGACGCGTGCGTCTTCGCCTTCGAGGAGCCGGTGGTGTTCGAGAACGGCCGCGTGCCTTCGGACCTGGCGCCGGACCTGGACCTCGTGCACCTGCGGGGACAGGGCAGGGTGCTCTTGAGCCTGACGGGGCCGCTGCGCTCGGTGGCGGTGGCCATGGACGCGCCGGTGACGGTGCCCCTCACGCACCTGGTGGGCTGGCTGGGCAACCTCACGCCCCGCGTGGTGCCGCTCATGGCCTCCGCTGGCGGGGAGACAGTGAGGGGCGCGGTGGAGCTGGGCGGTGAAGGTTTTGCCCTCATCACACTCGGGGTCCGGTAG
- a CDS encoding lytic transglycosylase domain-containing protein yields the protein MRVLTALVALLTVAAPAYASDGIYSYVEKDGTIVYTNVPPGGSRKARKLAGTFTPAPSKTAPVRGRARTPTELDPHITTAALRYRIPPALVRAIMHTESNFNPNALSNKGASGLMQLMPGTASDMYVKDIFDSKDNIEGGVRYLRVLANMFDGDMVKMVAAYNAGPDAVKKYGGQVPPYAETQEYVRKVLQLYYHYKERERLAQAEASSREPTPENDDAHEGDEGAGPR from the coding sequence ATGCGTGTCCTGACCGCCCTCGTTGCCCTCCTGACCGTCGCCGCTCCGGCGTACGCCTCCGACGGCATCTACAGCTACGTGGAGAAGGACGGCACCATCGTCTATACGAACGTGCCTCCGGGGGGCTCGCGCAAGGCGCGCAAGCTGGCCGGGACGTTCACGCCCGCGCCCTCCAAGACCGCGCCCGTGCGGGGCCGCGCCCGGACGCCCACGGAGCTGGATCCGCACATCACCACGGCGGCCCTGCGCTACCGCATCCCGCCCGCGCTGGTGCGCGCCATCATGCACACGGAGAGCAACTTCAACCCGAACGCGCTCAGCAACAAGGGCGCCAGCGGGCTGATGCAGCTCATGCCGGGCACCGCGTCGGACATGTACGTGAAGGACATCTTCGACTCGAAGGACAACATCGAAGGAGGCGTGCGCTACCTGCGCGTGCTGGCCAACATGTTCGACGGCGACATGGTGAAGATGGTCGCCGCGTACAACGCCGGGCCGGACGCGGTGAAGAAGTACGGGGGCCAGGTGCCGCCGTACGCCGAGACGCAGGAATACGTGCGCAAGGTCCTCCAGCTCTACTACCACTACAAGGAGCGCGAGCGGCTCGCCCAGGCCGAGGCCAGCAGCCGTGAGCCCACACCCGAGAATGACGACGCGCACGAAGGGGACGAAGGAGCCGGGCCCCGCTGA